The sequence AATTCCATTTCCGTGGGCACCGTATTCGTAAAGAAAATCCTGGATGCAACTCAGCTTTCAATCAATCTATCACATCATTCCACTAACATGGATAATATAACCCTAGTTCCTAAATTGAGTTCAACAGAATAAATATACTTTGATGCTAACCGGTTAGAATTGTTATGCCGACTATGATTCAAAACAAAAGGAATGAAAAACCTGTTAGCAGTTAATTCATTGATctttttttgatttgtttttcgaaaatttccttTTGTGTTGGGTGTTCGCATTACTTCTGACAACAATTTCTGGTGAAGCTGTGAACGGAGTTTAAGACGCACAGTAAGAAGATTATGTTGTTAAATGTTGCTTTTTTGATAACGAAAATGTCGCGTTATTttgataacggccaataagtcaTCTGTCAACATTCACGTTGAAAACTAGGAGAtgtcagatctgcagatttgtctataAAGCTGCATATTTCGTACAtaatgctgcagacattttttgttgtgcagacttagCAGACTTTAGAAAATCTAGATttttgcagactttcgtcaaaatttacagacttttgaaattgccccgatctttttttttgctcgctaagtcagtttagcgtatcatactttatacagaaataaagacatacttgctaactgcagattttttttcggatatacagacttttgcaaccctgtctgcagatatttaaaatttttacctggcatctctgctgaaaACGAAAGGATTGCGTTCTCAGAAATTACAATACATTATTATGTTGAATCAAAATGTCAGAGGAGTGATATAGAATAAAAGAACCAGGGattccaggttcacagattaatctggatttcacagattttcaattttcagcacagatttttaaaatggctcagattttcacagattctggaatcgatcacagatttttgaaatcgatcacagatgagcaccaaaaagtacagagcggttggaAATAGcgaaacttttttgtttgttttttgttttgctcaccaaaatgattccgctaTAATGatacgggaaacgtgcacagattttacacagacaggtttttggattgataactgatttttgaaaaaatgacttgGCATCCCTGAAGAGTTAATCAAATCCAAAACAAAGCAGTTCATTTGGTTTCATTGTAAACATTAGAAATGCAGTGATCATCGAACAAATTTGGTAAAATGACAGTGACCAATCGACGAATTCCACGACTTTCCCATCATCGAGCCCATTTACACCATCCGCAACAGTTTCACCAACCGGCTGGTGTCGGAGGTGGCGGTATAAATGGGCCAGGAGCAAACATCGGTGTAAACGGCGATGAGCTGCCACTCGCCGGGGCCACTGTTTTCAATGGCGATGAAGATGGACAGTTCAGCTTTGGAACACCTTTTCCAAAGCATGTTCCGTTCCCCAATGTAGAGCACAGTTCGGAGCTGGTGAATGAGTTTCTtattttcggatttactatcatCGCTAGTGCGACGCAGTTTCTGCATTTATACCGAACGGTTTGGTGGCTACCGCATTCATATACTCGACAAGCCGTGGTAGGTTCATTTAGTTCGCCGATGACATTCCAGATTTCTAGATTTATGTTCTTTATTTTTAGAACTTTTATTTAATTGATTGGGATTTGGCAATTTTCATCTACGTTATGGCCAGTCGACGCTTATTGTACTGTTGCATACTCAAACTAATTGATCTCAATTGTCCGGAATCGTACGTGGAAATAAGCAAGAAAATTGCAAAGTATATATTTTTAGCTTGCGTCATGATTTCATTCGTTGGTTGCGGTatccaaattttccaaaaaaacagTTACCTTTATCTGTTTTGTTTGTCATACCCGTTTGTGCTCTACCTGACCATTTTTGGGTTTAACTTGGAGCAGTTTCTACGCACAATCGTTGACACAGAAGTGAATTGCATCAACGGAATGCCGGTGCACAGTTGTTCCTCGAATGCAATTGCAGTTCGGTCAGAAATCGATGCACTGAAGACGGATTTTAATAATCGGTTCAAGCAAATTATTTTTACCTCTGTGTTGAATGCTTACTATTCGGGTTTCGTACCGTGTGTTTTAGTTCCAAAGCATCTTTATTACGATATATTTTGGGCGACACAGCATCTAGGATTTATTTTTATCGGAGGTTTTACAATGTGCGTTGCCTATTGCTTTCCCGTTAAGTACTGTGACGTATTCCATCGCGCCGCACTACATTTAGGACAGTGGAACCGGATGACTCATCGAACGCATCATCCACCGCCGTATGCCTGGtccaaaactacgatttttccctATGGTGCATATGTAAAACACATGGGAGAAATCTACAGGGCATCCGGATACTGCACTTCGGCCATTCCGGCTAATAACAGTCATATACGGTTTTACGTAAGTGAACATCTTAGTAATTTAAAATTAACACAATGAATCATATTTCCTTCCAGACCATATTCAAGAACCCTGCGCTAATTTACATGGTCCTGTTTGGCGTTCAAGTTGGACTGGTGGCCCTTCAGTTGCTGATTCTGTGTTTGTCACGCGAGTGGCACAATCTGATATCGTTATGCTTTCTATTGTTAGCGAATTATTTTACATTGTTCAAAATATCTCGTGATTACATGATCGCAAAGCGAATATACGCCGGCGAAAACGGATTTAACGACAAATTCAAAACGcagtaatataataaaaatatttatttgctaATAATAACTATAATCGTGAAGAGTGAAATACAATGCTCAATTTAAGGAGCAGTTCCGAACGAAGCTGATGCGTTTTTCAAATTCCTATATCAGTTCGATTTAGAATTGTTGGAACTCCCGCTTAAATCCAAACTGGTTTGTAATTCTTTTAAGGATCGATTGGCGTGTTGAATTAACATTTTAATCGCAAGTTCTTCTGTTAGGTGTTTATTAGCGCGAAAGTCAGCTCGAGCCCAGTTGCAGAGCTCTTGACGACTGGATGCATCCGGAACTTGTCTTATAGTTCGAAAAATTGTTCTGTATAGCTTCAAGACTTCCTGGCGCAGCATAAACTGTAAATTTGGAGTTGTGTTAACGTATCACTAtcgcatttatatttttttgtgcAAACTGTTGCCTAATCAATCGTGTACAAGCGTAGGTTAACAGATCGAAACAGTATTCAAATATGTATTTTGATTCAAACTAGGTTATTTTGAGTGGTCTTACCTGTTTGAAACTAAGTGCTGATTTCGGTAGCTTAGACATTTCTAATGGTTTTGTGGAGAGCTAACATCGTTATTTGCTATGTTTTCATGTTTACCAGGGATGtcagataaaatatttctcgatTCCACATAGTTCTTGATTCTGCGCCTTAAAATCGAAAGGCGAAAGAAATTTCCTTTGATGTCAAAATCACGTTATTAGAAAAAACTAGATTCACAACAATATCTGTTTGGTTATGTTAATCATTGTATGCGTGAAATTTCAGTAGAATCATGAAAATTTACAAGCAATTAAAATACTAATGGATATAACTGGCATTCCTGATAATAAACTGTAAACATATTGGATTCCGTTCACACTTTTTCATGTGACATCCAgtcagcccggtggcaaggataaGGCGCTCACGCAAGTGCTGTCGTCAGCCCGGTAGCAAGGATAGTCATTCTTTTCTTTGTTTGGTTTTCGCAGAATGATGCTGGATACAGttacatgacgtcatagcaggggcGGCATCCAGCCTCCTGCTATGACGTCGGAGttacatgacgtcatagcaAAGGCGGCATCCTGcctcctgctatgacgtcatgtaaCTGTGGTCagccacgatgtaaaataccctcATTATCAATCAATTATCTCAGCAAATACTGAGAACAAACAAGCGCTTCGCTTGCTGGCTGTTTGAGAAAAACGACCTCCTGCATTTTTGTTTCTTctgtaaatcaaattcctgaTAAATAGCGTTTAATTAGAACttgagcagtgtgccttaaaattatactatattgttaaataataaaatagcgtttaattggatttaatcgaaatagtgcaCGAGAGTAAATCAACCAGTAGTAAGTTTTTTAATCAGTATACCgcattgaatattttttcattgaattttcattgcgtatTGCTATGAGCTGTGAAAAACATATGTTGACGCAGTCCGAGCAAGTTCATCAAACTCTAAATCAGCAGACCACAGTTTGTAGTGGTGGTGCACGCTTTTAGCtgcaaatttatttcatttaatataggtttcaataaattcaataaagctTACAATCTTCCTTGCAATATTTAACCTCAACTCGTGTTCCGTACTATCACATATCTAACCGTACTAATTAGCATTTAACCTTAATCAATTTAGTTTTACTTACTTCCGTACTATTAGCAGATAAGTAGAGAACAAATTTAGAATATCAAATTACTCAtagaataacaaattttacaaacttaggttatcAAATTGTGAGAAAATAGTAATGATTAATTGTTACGTCTACTCCGTCCAGCATGTGGTTtgattttgacatttttctctatCTCCAGgtgtacacgcttagaaaaagttactcaaagtttgagtactagttactcattttcaaatgatacatggaaacgtcaaaaattgagtagttatcatcaatgatattgagtaactcctactctaaatttgagtttaacgcaatagttcgtttttttgttactattcgcaagatcagtctaaaggttgtaataaccatttgtagcaacaggttgtatattttgttagtgagatcgcgtatttcgagggtgagtcgctcaacacaaacggtgttgtgtctgcaaaaaccggaatgataaactccgtgttgtgctttagaatgaaaccgaatatgctcaaatgtcatttatgaggaataagtgtatgattggtacctgagcataactgacatgtatgttaatttgcgattaacacactactccaagcaaccaccacttgatataaagggtgattttttaagagcttgagaacttttttaaacaataaaacgcataaaatttgcaaaatctcatcggttctttattttaaacgttagattggtacataacatttactttttgaagataatttcatttaaatgttgaccgcggctgcgtcttaggtggtccattcggaaagtccaattttgggcaactttttcgagcatttcggctggaatagcccgaatttcttcggaaatgttgtcttccaaagctggaatagttactggcttatttctgtagactttagacttgacgtagccccacaaaaaatagtctaaaggcgtcaaatcgcatgatcttggtggccaacttaccggtccatttcttgagatgaattgttctccgaagttttccctcaaaatggccatagaatcgcgagctgtgtggcatgtagcgccatcttgttgaaaccacatgtcaaccaagttcagttcttccatttttggcaacaaaaagtttgttagcatcgaacgatagcgatcgccattcactgtaacgttgcgtccaacagcatctttgaaaaaatacggtccaatgattccaccagcgtacaaaccacaccaaacagtgcatttttcgggatgcatgggcagttcttgaacggcttctggttgctcttcactccaaatgcggcaattttgcttatttacgtagccattcaaccagaaatgagcctcatcgctgaacaaaatttgtcgataaaaaagcggattttctgccaacttttctagggcccattcactgaaaattcgacgttgtggcagatgaaattatcttcaaaaagtaaatgtcatgtaccaatctaacgtttaaaataaagaaccgatgagattttgcaaattttatgcgttttattgtttaaaaaagttctcaagctcttaaaaaatcaccctttagtattgagttcaattacttaatattttaatacaatacactcagaagagGAGAaagttttttgtaaatttggtatatgtgaaataaaatttcactcaaaatttgagtgatagttactctatttttggtacatgtacaaataaagtattactcagtaaatgagtaaattttacccaaatatcgtttccagtggaagaactcaaatttgagtaacttcggagttactctaaattagagttgttccactttttctgtagatgagtgagatcttactcatttttgagtaactatttttaagcgtgtagcaTCTCTTTCCAGAAGCGACCTGTCATGTACGACCATGTTGCCAGTTGTCCACAACGAATGTGAAGCGCGTTCGACAGTTACGAACTAGTCATCAGTATATTGGTGAAAACTgcacgctcgttcaatgttactctaaagtgagtacaatttcactcactttcgttaaaagtggaactactctatagagagtaaagcttgtttactcacttttgagtgaatatggtatttgtcaaattctgagt comes from Malaya genurostris strain Urasoe2022 chromosome 3, Malgen_1.1, whole genome shotgun sequence and encodes:
- the LOC131437887 gene encoding LYR motif-containing protein 2; amino-acid sequence: MSKLPKSALSFKQFMLRQEVLKLYRTIFRTIRQVPDASSRQELCNWARADFRANKHLTEELAIKMLIQHANRSLKELQTSLDLSGSSNNSKSN
- the LOC131437886 gene encoding transmembrane protein 39A, producing the protein MTVTNRRIPRLSHHRAHLHHPQQFHQPAGVGGGGINGPGANIGVNGDELPLAGATVFNGDEDGQFSFGTPFPKHVPFPNVEHSSELVNEFLIFGFTIIASATQFLHLYRTVWWLPHSYTRQAVNFYLIDWDLAIFIYVMASRRLLYCCILKLIDLNCPESYVEISKKIAKYIFLACVMISFVGCGIQIFQKNSYLYLFCLSYPFVLYLTIFGFNLEQFLRTIVDTEVNCINGMPVHSCSSNAIAVRSEIDALKTDFNNRFKQIIFTSVLNAYYSGFVPCVLVPKHLYYDIFWATQHLGFIFIGGFTMCVAYCFPVKYCDVFHRAALHLGQWNRMTHRTHHPPPYAWSKTTIFPYGAYVKHMGEIYRASGYCTSAIPANNSHIRFYTIFKNPALIYMVLFGVQVGLVALQLLILCLSREWHNLISLCFLLLANYFTLFKISRDYMIAKRIYAGENGFNDKFKTQ